From a region of the Zingiber officinale cultivar Zhangliang chromosome 10B, Zo_v1.1, whole genome shotgun sequence genome:
- the LOC122028565 gene encoding ribonucleoside-diphosphate reductase small chain-like, which yields MPAISLPLVASSPVGGAIEAEYEPLLAENPDRFCMFPITYPSIWEFYKKAVASFWTAEEVDLSDDLPHWQHRLSDDERHFISHVLAFFAASDGIVLENLAARFMRDVQLPEARAFYGFQIAIENIHSEMYSLLLDTYVKDHKEKSRLFHAIDTVPAVARKAEWALRWIDFSGSFAERLVAFACVEGIFFSGSFCAIFWLKKRGLMPGLTFSNELISRDEGLHCDFACLLYGLLRNKLSEERVRVIIADAVDIERDFVCSALPVALVGMNGDLMSQYIEFVADHLLVALGYNKMYGAANPFEWMEFISLQGKTNFFEKRVGEYQMASVMSSLNNNGAIHEFTLDEDF from the coding sequence ATGCCGGCGATAAGCCTACCTTTGGTTGCCTCCTCTCCTGTCGGAGGAGCAATCGAAGCGGAATACGAGCCGTTGCTGGCGGAGAATCCCGACCGCTTCTGTATGTTCCCTATCACCTATCCCTCCATCTGGGAGTTCTACAAGAAGGCGGTGGCCTCCTTCTGGACGGCGGAGGAGGTGGACCTCTCGGACGATCTCCCCCACTGGCAGCACCGCCTCTCCGATGACGAGCGCCACTTCATCTCCCACGTCCTCGCCTTCTTCGCTGCCTCCGATGGTATTGTCCTCGAGAACCTCGCCGCCCGGTTCATGCGCGACGTCCAACTCCCCGAGGCCCGCGCCTTCTATGGCTTCCAGATCGCCATCGAGAACATCCACTCTGAGATGTACTCCCTCCTCCTTGACACCTACGTCAAAGACCACAAGGAGAAGTCGCGCCTTTTCCACGCCATCGACACGGTGCCGGCCGTTGCTCGCAAGGCGGAATGGGCTCTTCGATGGATCGACTTCTCTGGCTCGTTCGCTGAGCGTCTTGTTGCATTCGCTTGCGTCGAGGGCATCTTTTTCTCCGGCTCTTTCTGTGCCATCTTCTGGCTCAAGAAGCGCGGGCTCATGCCTGGTCTCACTTTCTCAAACGAGCTCATCTCCCGCGACGAAGGGCTCCATTGTGATTTCGCCTGCCTCCTCTACGGTCTCCTCCGTAACAAACTCTCTGAGGAGAGGGTCCGCGTCATCATTGCCGACGCCGTGGATATCGAGCGTGATTTTGTCTGCAGCGCTCTGCCTGTGGCTCTCGTCGGTATGAACGGCGACCTCATGAGCCAGTACATTGAATTCGTGGCAGACCACTTGCTTGTGGCTCTGGGCTACAACAAGATGTACGGCGCGGCCAACCCTTTTGAGTGGATGGAGTTTATCTCGCTTCAAGGGAAGACCAATTTCTTCGAGAAGAGGGTGGGCGAGTACCAGATGGCTTCGGTGATGTCTAGCTTGAACAACAACGGAGCCATCCACGAGTTCACGTTGGACGAGGATTTCTAA